The sequence below is a genomic window from Corythoichthys intestinalis isolate RoL2023-P3 chromosome 4, ASM3026506v1, whole genome shotgun sequence.
GAGATTTGGGAAGTATATTTTAGACATGTATGTGCACCAATCCTTGGAGccaattttttaatcaatttttgtatCATGCCTCATTGTCATTGACAGCTAGCttcgcccttcccagtcaaaatggattggacgtctaatgccgtcaatggcagccaatgagttaatagtgGATTCGTTGTCGgtacatcacttcctgtttactgGTGCCTCACCGGCATCAACAGGAAACATGACTGATTTATAGTCAGATGACTTTTATTTTGTCAAGCAGCAACATAAAAAGTGACGGAACAGTCAATGACCTCACTTCCTGCAAATGTGAATCACTCTCGccatcttgatttttttttctccgttagtttttttcctacaaaaaaaagtatttcaaaTGTGATCTTCCCTTCATTGGTCACATGACCTCCTGCTAAGGCGTGGTTGGAAATGGGCGTGGCCTCTTGCAAACAGCCAATGAGCAGCGGGTGTCTTGGCAAGAAGGCACTGCAGCACCGGCGGAGGGGGCGGGGCTTTGTCACCGCTGCTCCGGTCTGGGCGGGATTCTGGGACGCGACGGAGGAGGACGACCAACTCGACTGGCGAGAGAAATCAAAATCACGATGACTACTTCCTGTACGCGTACAGGCTAATAAGCTTCAGATTGGTCAACAGATTACGGCGCTTCCCACCTGTGCGCAGATACCGAAGACGCGGCGGTCAAATGAGGGCGTGGCTTTTTGGGCACTGCCGGTTTGACCGTCGGAGCGTCCGAAGCCTGATAAGAGAATTGTTAGTAATTTCGCGCACGGCTGCGTGAAATGCTGGCCAAATGCTAAGAGGTGAGTACCTGACCAGGTGAGAAGGGGTCAGGGGGGAGGGGCTTAGTGGGCGGGGCCGGTCGGCTCGCTAGCAGCTTGAACGTTAGCGAGGGCGACAACGAGAAGAAAGTCAGGACGTGCGGGTGAAAAAATGGGTCGTTTTCATGTGATGCTAATAATTAGTGTCGCACCGATATGGCACTAACATGACATCGAGGAGTACTAAAAAATAACGTGCCAATGCTGCGGCTAATATGAACTAACTAACTAATACGAAAACGACCCATATGAACATGCTAGCATAGGTGTGATGGCCATGTTGTGTAGCAAAATGTTAGCATGTCAAACATGAAGTAAAAGGCAGGCAATGTTAAGAAACATTGATTATAGATCGAAGATGTCACTGAGCTTTCATTTCCTAATCAAATGAATGATTGCTCGCTTGACCAATCAGAGCGCCTCTTCGAGAATCACTTCATTTTACTGGAGTTGCGCACTTTTTGACCAGCAGACGGCGACGTATATTCAAACAATTACAGTCACTGATTCTCTCAACCTGACCAATCAGTGGTCATCATTCTCTCAATCCAACCAATCGTCGGTTCATTTGCTTCCTTTCCAACCAACGATGCGTACCTGAACGCCTCTGGTGGGAGGAGCCGGAGGAAGCGGCTTGGTGGGCGGTGCCGGACGCCTTTCGGATGGCTGAAGTCACAACAAGAAATTAGCCGAAATTTTGAGAAGTGTCTGTCGACGACTTCTACAAAATGGGGGCGTGTCCAAAAACGGGGGCGTAACTTCTTTACTGTGATTCACTTAGGCACTATGTTGTGACGTATGGAAAGACACGCCTCCATTTTACAGATTCTTGCAAGCGGCAAACAGATGCAATTTTAATACCGCTAACTCTACAACACGCTACAAACTCTACTACAACATTCCAGAACACAGCACAGACACGACATCCAGGAATATTGGACTCAATATTCTTACGATGACAGCAAACAGCACTACAttccacaaaacaaaaacaaaacacaaagctCAACAACAACATTATGTCTCTTAGAACCATCTAGGACGCTACACAACATTCTACATAATATTTGAGCAGGTGACTACATTCTAGTACAATTTGACCACTAGAACTTTCTGAAATGCTACATTAAACTACACaatatttcaaaacaaacaaactacaaTCTACACCATATCCGAGAAAAAACTTGATCAAACACGAACACACTAGCATGCTACACAGCTCCCTTTCAGTCAGTTgtatttaactctttcagtgccaatggcgatgatagacgtccaatcatttggctcttaaaaacaaaataaaaactatttAAATGAGGTCGGAATTAGTATTAGTTTTCCAATCCAACTGAATCGCAATTTTTTATTCGCCAATTAAAAATAGTaaagaaatattgaaaaaaatacaaatttacaTGAAGAATAAGAATCAAATATACATGCTAATTATGTATAATTAATAAACTGACtattcaatgttttttgtttatgaAAAAAGGAAATAGAAACATGAAAAGAAACTAATGAAAAATATAGTATATCGACTATATAATATAAAGTCAAATGTATGATTATATTATACATAATATTTAGTCTTGTTTGTAACATAAAAtacatgcatttaaaaaattaaacatttttttcccttttgttttatgataaaaaaaaatattttaaaaagtgaatatttaccatttcccagttttaaattaaaatgtcaattaaaaaaattaaatgaagagTGAAGACATTTATAATtgtgttttccttttttaatcAAAGACAAAATATAAACGTGAATATTGattttctaaattaaaaaaaaaacattttaaaaatataaatgttagaaTATTTACTATTGACTCTTAAACTGAATATTTACAATTTCtcatttaattaaaatgtaaataaagttaaaaaaaaaaacaacaacaactattgaccgttattatttttaattaaacaaaaataaattaaaaagggattctttcatttaaagaaatataaaacaaaatattatagACTATTCACTCATAACTGAATATTTACCATTTCCCACTTTTAtgattaaaatgtaaataaaaattaatgctCACTATAACAGTTATAAAAATAAACGTGAATATTGattttctaaattaaaaaaaaaaagattttttttaattatacatgTTAGAATATTTTCTATTGACTCAAACTGAATATTTACAATTTCTCCTTTAATTAAAACGTAAATAaagttttcaattaaaaaaaaaaacaattgaccgTTATTATttctaattaaacaaaaataaattaaaaagggattcttttatttaaagaaatataCATTATAGATTATTCACTCATAACTGAATATTTACCATTTCCCACTTTTataattaaaatgtaaataaaaatgaatgaaaatacaaatgaattttttttttttttttttttttttttagacaatacttttagaaaatactttttaaacagatttttaaaaatcaattcaaaAAGGGATTATTTCATCTTTATTTCCGTGCCATTAGCACTGAGaaatgtccaatcatgtggcatcTGATCACCTAACTGctatgaatttaaatgagtttatccctagcagacgtccaatacatttgaactgggagggttggcagcgattgaACGAACATTCATactatcgtcgtcaatggcagccaatgacttaagtGCAATCCGACGTTCGGGAGTTATTTAATGACGAAATCTTTCTAAACTAATCAGACAGGAAGTACTCATTTCAGGTGTTTTACCTGTGGCGAGGGGTTTAGAGGGGGGACAGGGGGAAGTGGCTTAGTGGGAGGAGCAGGTCTGTCAAGAAGCTGATAGGAGAAAAAACAGGAAGTAGCAGAGTGATAGCCCGCGCATGCGCCGGCCGCACGGCGAAGCTCGAAAAGCTTCCTTGTTTTTCTGCGGTACCTCCTTGAGGGGCGGAGTCTCACGTACGTCCGTCAACGCGGTGTTGTCAAACCTCAACGGACGAATTTGATCCACGTTGCGGTCCGAACTTCGCTCTGTTGCCGGAGTCCTGGGCGGCGACAAAAGAATACTTGTAAGAAAAATTGCCATGAGcagccatttttttaaatgctgggaatattttagccaatcaaatgcgagtatgtcacagtcgtttGTGATGTCAGAGACACCTAGAATTTCTTAGGCTGTTTCGATGGCGATGTTTTTACCATGCAAATCGTCACTTCTACAGTCTCATATACACCGATTTTGCTCGAACAAAAACGATATTTGAAAAGGagaatagggctgcagcaatcgaatattttagtagtcgattaatcgatggactagttagttcgaataatcgagtaattggataaggaacatgaaaaattacaataccagagctgagcctcaaacgggataatttttttttttttaaatgaggatccatgtccaacaaaagaacaattggctaaattacatagaaaaagtccgctagcttaaatgctacaaaagctagttttttttaacaatgctcttaacaaatgatttcagacacatattcacacaaaaacggctaaatatacctataaactaaattatgaatgcattaaaaacaatctcaatctcaaacaaaaacttcgcttacgttggtcttatcagggagcagatggattcagccatgtgaaaagaggcagaccagagggcagtgtatctacgccactttaatcaaacgaatactcgaagcaacacaatttaattcgaatatttttttctaatcgaatactcgagttaatcgattaatcgttgcagcactaaaggaGAATGTTATTTGTTTTGTCCTACTCATGTTACTGTAACTTAGTCAAGCCATGACATTCAACCAAAGACTCCGTCTGCgtccaaaatgaaaaaaagagaaagaaccTGACGCCAGAAGATCTATGGTAACTAAATATTGACCAATATTTGGACAAAAGTTTGTCATCTATACAGTATGTGAGCTAATGTAATTGGTGTTAACTGCctagaaaatgactgataatacTTAACGGCTAGCGCTATGTTAACCTGGGCGCTATTTGTCATTGCGGTTCGCTAACATCGACTGCATTGGTAATCGCTACTCATCCTGTACAACACAGCATGGCTAGCATTAGTTACTCATTTAGTTGGTATGTTGAGTGTGTTACTGTTTTGTAACAGTGTGTAgtaaaagtacagtggtacctcgagataTGAAAGCTTAGGTACATGAAAAATTCATTTTACGAAAcgttttttgaagctttttttgcttcatatgacaaaaaattattCGTCATACGACAGATAATACGCCTTGTAATAGATAATTCCCACCCGCAGCAATGCAATAAGGATGTAATTAATGTGTTGCCTATCTTATTATTCTAACAAGCAGACAAGGGGTGAAAATCATGTTCAAACATTTAATAAATCGTATAATTTTCACGCTACCAGTCACGCAGTACAGAGTAAACTTCTTTTCTTAAAGTCTACCTAACTCCTTACACCACAAGTACATTTGACTATAAATGTAGGGCAGCAGCTATCGgtaattttagtagtcgattaatcgatgaactagccgattcaaataatcaggtaatcggataaggaacataaaaaattaaaatacctgagatgAGCCTCAAatagtataaaaaataaataaatgatgatctaagtacaacaaaagaacaattggctaacttacatagcaaaaatctgctaactttttttatacaatggttttaacaaatagttcaaacacatattccccacaaaaaacagctaaacatACCAATGAtccaaattacgaatgcattaaaaaacttggcgtatgttggtcttaacagggggcagctggattcagccatgtgaaatgagttatattcactgttgccacacgggggcagtgtatccacccaaatcaataaaactaaatgcaaacattttcaaaacaaaccattgcaacgcaaacaaatactcgaagcctcaaaatgttattcaaatcttttttctaatcgaaatactcgagttaatcgattaatcggtgcAGCACTatataaatgtaaacaaacgaaatataCACACCACATTTtgctacacaatgctcaagtaTGTGAAACAAAAGAATATAATTTACAAGGCACAAACAGCATGATGAAATAGCAAGCAGTGGCTGCCAAAAGTTACCTCAAATAGTCATGTGATAACATCTGCAGAATGAGCTTGAACCTAACCAACTAATTACACTTAAGCACCACTAGGGGGTGCCGAAGCATTACAACTAAAGACAGGCAATCAGAAGACATAACAGcaaatttgagaaaattgagacttgtgtaattactgacatcaagaatggcaagctactagtttattttttgattgaaaattatacaaactttattaaaatgaaaacattaagaggggttttaaataaaatttctataacttgtactaacatttatcttttaagaactacaagtctttctatccatggatcgctttaacagaatgttaataatgttaatgctatcttgttgatttattgttatgataaacaaatacagtacttatgtacagtatggtgaatgtatatatccgtcatgtgtcttatctttccattccaacaatgatttacagagaaatatggcatattttatagatggtttgaattgagttaatcacagcttaaaaattaattaatcgtaattacgattaattaatttttaagctgtgatcaactcgattaaaaaatttaatcgtttgacagccctagtttttagtagagcttggaacgaattaatcgatttacatgtaaaatgcGATTCATtatatgacccccccccccaaaaaaaaatcataatatgAAAGCCACTCCAGAACTAAATAATTACGTATtttgaagtaccactgtataagtagGAAAAACAATTCGTCCTTATCTTGAATTCTcatatttcaacaaattcctgtTGAGCATATTTCACTCTTTGAGCAACCATCTTTGACATGAAGTTCTTTTATACTAAAAGATAACTAATGCGTGTGAGCACAGTCGGTTTACCGGTTGTGAGATGATTTGGGAAAGAATTTGCTGCCTCCCAAAGCCAAACAAACACGACGGACGCGAGGGAAGCGAAGCGCCAGGAAGAGGAGCAGCGCCGGAAGGATGATGAGGAAGAGCACCAGCAGGGCCACCAGGACTGGATCAGACTCTACGCAagcacacacacagaaaacacacTTTGGCAGCCATGTATCGTGGGTATTGTGTAGGTATATTCTTCCTCTTCTACTCTATGTGACTGTCAGCGCTTCGTACCTGCGGCAATATGCGCGGGTCCGCTGTCCACGCTGCCACCATGTCCGGCATACGCGCAGTCGGGTGGCGCCCATCCAGGCTGGCAGTGACAGTTGTTCATGCTGTTGCAGACCTGAAAATCAGGAAGGGCTGAGCGGTCGCCACGACGACAAACGGAGGCCAAGCAAGCGGCAGTGGCGTTGACTCACGCCGTGACCGTTGCACTTCTTGCGGCAATCGTCCACACCGAAAACGGACACGTCCTGGCACTTGTGGTCCAAGCAAGCCTGGAAACATATTCACTTCTTTGTTAAATTATTGACTgctattgacagtgctagatgtccaatctatttagactgtgaggggcgaatgaacaaagtcaaaatggattgaagtcCTCCCAGTGtaattgaattggatgtctattattGTCAACGGAAGGCAATTGTGGgtaagttcctgttgattttagggcatttctgggtcacttcctgtttactgTTCACTTCTCatggtttgggggcatttatgagtcacttcttattaattttggtgcatttcttggtcactttctgttgatttttggtgcaGTTTCTAATGGTTTGTTCCTATTAATTTGGGGGTAATTccagaaagttttttttgtcaaaaatctcTACCaatatttgagtttttttttttgcaggtctgAGTTGAAAATCAATAGCAGTGAACGGGAACGTTTTTGGGGGTGTTCAatgtgccattggaaatgtatgTGGAggcttaggcctgtcgcgataacaaattttaatagGCAATACATTGTCTGATAAATTATTGCCAATATGAGATAttattgtcacttttttttaacctattcaaccactaatgtagtgacaatacatcttaataaatcacccattcaaatgcaataatttTTATTCTTAAACATAaagtatattaaaaataataaatattaaaacacacacacatttaataacgagtcatttgaaagctatctcagtgcagaatatgaaatagatGAGAAACCCATTGCCATTTTTGTTCAATACCAATTAGTCCATCAAAAGACTTTACACaggatttgatccaaaatgactgcaaatttgaagccaaattattcattgccaatcattttttcataaaggttgtcattttaaagctattcttagtgtcgaATCTAAAGTATgtgaactccagaaatcgttatttacatGCTGAACATGTCGTGcgcttattttgaaatgttcaccggaagtacgttcgctacgaCGCTAACAGTAAGCTTGACACTACGTAATCACAAAAGTGCACATCTTTTTTCgtcatgcatgtggtgtcagtaatagatttttccccccatttttttcatctgcaaatgctgttaaccagcaatttttcatgtttgaattgtcaccttttaaccacaagtttgcgttttggagaagaccaatgttttatagcaggctaaagtggttagtacgttgtcttttttccccattagcctcaatgtagcaaagcTAATGTTTTACAGCGTTTAATATAGGTGTGTttacttattttgtatgtctgaactttaattctacagcgtgttgatgaccaattaaCATCcgtgaaaagaactggagtctcatatgccattaaCACGCACGTGTAGCcgtacgcacaaatgtatgtacgcacgcacgcggtgataaaacgcagccgtgaaaattactgccctcatttttattcaccgtgcgataaatggatgtATTGCATATCATGACAGGCTTAGGGaggcttttgccaatttttgactgaaatgtacatttttgccaaaatctGGTTGATATTTCTTGTGTCTGGCTTGTTAAAAGTCAGCAGTGTTGCTTGTTACAATTTTGCGACTTTGGCGCCTAAAGACTTAAGTCACACTGGAATATAAGCTGCATTTGGGGGTAGGGGGTTGATTGAGTGATCAGAAACcaagaaaaaacattaagaTAATGGTAAAATGGAGAACAGCAGGCTAAATAAGCATCTGTTAACTCATATCAACTGTTTTTCAACtacatataatctacacaaaaaaaagtgcgacttatagtccagaaaatacattataaagttAAATCTCCGTTTTGAACTGGTCCCACCTTTCCTGGCCCGCAGGCGGTGCCTTGTGCCACAGATGCGGGGTCAGACACATCATCGCCCAGGTGGAAGAAGGTTCCGCGGCACACCAGGTCGCGGAGATTGAAGCGCACAGTGGTGGTCAGAATCTCGGCGTTGGTGCCCAGCAGGGGGCGATCCGTGCCGTCCTGACACTGGATCCTGCCGCACTGCACGTCACTGCAACGCAGTACACGGGAAGTGAGGGACAGCAGGGACGAGACGACACACAATCCGTCTAACTCACTTTGGTGCACAGGGAGCGTAAGATCCATTACTCAGCTGACCGCAGTTTCCGTATTTGTTTCCTTGTTTGTTGACAGATGAGAAGCAAACGGCCGGTGCGCTGGTGGCGTCTAACCAGGCGAAAGCGGTGTTAAAACGCttaagtcacaaaaaaaaaaaaaaaaaaaaaaaaaaaaaaacgcttagcTAAACTTACTGGGTCCCCAAAGCATCTGACACTGCGCGCGCATGCTAGCGCAGGCACCGCCGTAGCAGTAGGTGGCGCCGTCCTCGCAAGGCTCGCCGTTTTGAATGTAGACATTAGGAGGACAAAAGGGGGAGGAACCCGTGCAGTACTCCGGTAGGTCGCACTCTCCGATTGGCTCTCGGCATACGGAACCTGCCGCTCGCAGCTGAGGAGATGAATCTGGATTTTAAGGATCTCAAAAGGAAATGTTACAAGTGGTGGTGTTCCCACCTTGCAGTCCTGGCAGCAGACGCCATCGGCTGAGCACTGGGCGCCGGGGTGCAGCCGACATGTGGATGCGTTACAGCAGGGGTCCTggcactcctgaccaatcataGTACAGCAGGTTAGCATCTGCTAGCaggtatactgtatatcactATGTATCATATATTCCAATAGGTTTTCAATACACTCCTTCCAAGAGTAATTTTTAGAAGATCTCACTGTTTAGCTAGAATATGCAATTTGGTAATTCATTGGCCGccgttgacagtgctagacgtttaatccatttcgactgggaggggcgaatgaacgaacatttgactgagaggggcgaatgaacgttcgttcacatTTTTGCGATTTTGTAATTTTGGGGTGATTTTGGTGGGTTTGGGTAAttgggggggattttttttgccgtttttttttctgactgcAGTTTTGCAACCTATTTGTGGTTTTGAGGGGGGTCAtatttgttttcaattttttttctgcagTTTTTTGACCTTTTATTGCGTTTTCTCACGTTCGCTACGCTTttagttttttctttgttattttgcattgatttcaAGGCATTTCCGGGTGACTTCCTGTACATTCCTGTAGCTTTTGGTGCATTTTCTGGTTAACTACCTTGTTGAATGAAAGATTGGCAGTAACGAATCAACAAacaatcaaaatgaattggatgtctagcactggcaatgacataaaatgagTGCCCACTAAAGATTTAATAATAAAGCCCacgttttttccattttttgtgaTTTTGGCATGTTTTTTAGTTTGTTTGCAGTTTGTCTTCTTGCAGTTTTTTGCAGTCTTCCAATTTCTTTTCACTGGTTTTTCTTCTATtttttgcaggtttttttttttttttaattaccttttATCACATTTTATCACTTTGTCCATGGTTGGAgctattggaaataaatgggcattttttttcaaatttttgaaaAACTACGTTTTGACAAAaactatataccgtaattttcgctacttttttcccgtccctttgaatcctgcggcttatagtccaatgcggcttatttgttgatttatttgggttaataggaaacattttatttgacagtgtcgtcataagactgtcaaaagaccgtcataattatgacatgacactatcatgggcattaatgaatgcttatgacagatgtcattaagtgtcatccgacaaattatgtcacaaactccattaatgtccagctcggatcttttatatccattcaaaagtgagatgatttgccggatgacagaaaatgacatttgtcataagctttcattaatgctcatggcagtgtcatgtcattattatgatggtcttaggacagtcttatggcaccactgtcaaatgtgttactaaaataccatacctagcaattaatgaaacaactggaacagtaactgaagaaataattagcacagaacatgaattttgattgtaatttacatttatagcgctgcaatgcatgcttggaggcatgttgaatgacaagtgctgacagcaggtggacgcagaggttgaccgtgacccccaagggagcagtgatggccaaatgaagttacttgaagcaatgaagctttgcagccaattggttcaaagcttcatgacagttttatgatgccactgtcaaatgaagtgttaccagttaataccatttggtgtaaatatcccataatacagtgaggacatctgctccttatagtccagtgctgcttatctatgaacaaatgccgttttcgtgtcaaatttggtgggtggcggcttatagtcaggtgcgccttacagtcCCAAAATTATGGTACCACTTATTTGGCACCTAGAGTTCCTGAATTTTTCATGTGCAatctgagataatcgttatcatgagccttgTCTCATAAGTCATATttggaggtacccagaggttcccacccctaagcTCCACCAACAGATGCGTACCTCAAGCAGGCCACAGTCGCACTCCTCGCCAGGCTCTACATACAAATTGCCGCAACGGGGCCCACCCAGGAGGCGTTCTGGTGGCGGTACGTTGAACAAACACATGCCGCCCCCTCGAAGTAGACTAACGGACAAGTCAGACACGCTGCAGCTGCTAAACTGCTGGCCGGGCAGGAACCTGTGGTGAATAAGTTGCTTTCTAGCAAGTGCTAAAGCCACATGATTTGACATTTGTAGTTGCTGACCCAGTGGAGGGTTCCATAATGCATCCACCCATGCGAGGCTGGTTGGTGCAGTGGCAGTGTCGTTCCTGCGTGTCGTGGCTCATCCCTAAATTGTGTCCAAGCTCGTGAGCCACCGTGGATGCCACACCCAGAATGCTCACCAGGTGGTCCTAGTCACAATGCCAGATTATCACGACAGATAGATTGACAAAAGACAATAATTCCGTCGAATTACTAACCACGTTGACACCTCCGGAACGGTCTCTGGAACACATGGACGCCTGCGCCGCCATGCCCACCGTGGTGCCGTCCAAGGCGCTACCCCTACAGAACAAGAGTAAGAAATTAGCGGTAAGTCTGCAGGAAGTATGTCTATCTGGAACATATGCATACATGATTAGCTGTGCGTTGTCATGGCGAAGGCGTGGCAAAAGCTCCCTGGTCCGCCAGAGCAGGAAATTGTTAAGCGTCGCGCTGGGGTTCTTCTCCACACGGATCTTGTCTCGGTCACTCCACACCTCTAAACCTGTCAGCGCCACTCGAACCTTTAGAGGACGGTAAAACTGATAGCGAGACAGACAGAGAGGGGGTTGGTTCTGAGATGTTGAAGTTGTAGTTACGGTAATTAAGTGGTCTTACCCAGTCCACCTGATTGGCCACATCCAGCATGCGGTAGATAATAGTTTTGTTGTTCTTCTGGTAGTTCAAAAACTGCAAACAGCACAGAAACTGGTCACCACGATAAGCCTGGTATGGTTGTAAGCCACACATCCACTCACCTCCTGGTGGTCGGCCACCAACACTAGTTCGATGTATTTGGTCTCAGATAGGATGTTCCTTTTGctctgcataaacaaacatcacaatttGGGGTTATGGTGGTCCAACACGATTACAGACTTTGTGTTGTCGTGTTACTCACTCTGTGAAGTACATGAGTGGCACTGTGGTCATTTGTGTGCCCGAC
It includes:
- the adam15 gene encoding disintegrin and metalloproteinase domain-containing protein 15 isoform X2; protein product: MKQLLAPRLLVLISAGVALTDAGPLNATPQDGVEWRRPLLERTQPFVLVGGRKRSLKEALQGGHPEHLQCGLEVRGEVLVLDLQKNHDLLPKSPNVFFYLPNGTGVSLNDDPVTHCYYHGNVRGFPSSRVAISTCSGLRGVIAVNASLSFEVQPHEIHHDGVGSGEGGTASGLGGEEEDSRENGDHLIFSSSHVAEESVKGCGVSHGHVDSHVGHTNDHSATHVLHRSKRNILSETKYIELVLVADHQEFLNYQKNNKTIIYRMLDVANQVDWFYRPLKVRVALTGLEVWSDRDKIRVEKNPSATLNNFLLWRTRELLPRLRHDNAQLIMGSALDGTTVGMAAQASMCSRDRSGGVNVDHLVSILGVASTVAHELGHNLGMSHDTQERHCHCTNQPRMGGCIMEPSTGFLPGQQFSSCSVSDLSVSLLRGGGMCLFNVPPPERLLGGPRCGNLYVEPGEECDCGLLEECQDPCCNASTCRLHPGAQCSADGVCCQDCKLRAAGSVCREPIGECDLPEYCTGSSPFCPPNVYIQNGEPCEDGATYCYGGACASMRAQCQMLWGPNATSAPAVCFSSVNKQGNKYGNCGQLSNGSYAPCAPNDVQCGRIQCQDGTDRPLLGTNAEILTTTVRFNLRDLVCRGTFFHLGDDVSDPASVAQGTACGPGKACLDHKCQDVSVFGVDDCRKKCNGHGVCNSMNNCHCQPGWAPPDCAYAGHGGSVDSGPAHIAAESDPVLVALLVLFLIILPALLLFLALRFPRVRRVCLALGGSKFFPKSSHNRTPATERSSDRNVDQIRPLRFDNTALTDVRETPPLKELLDRPAPPTKPLPPVPPLNPSPQLLASRPAPPTKPLPPDPFSPGQASDAPTVKPAVPKKPRPHLTAASSVSAHSRVGRPPPSRPRIPPRPEQR
- the adam15 gene encoding disintegrin and metalloproteinase domain-containing protein 12 isoform X4, which translates into the protein MKQLLAPRLLVLISAGVALTDAGPLNATPQDGVEWRRPLLERTQPFVLVGGRKRSLKEALQGGHPEHLQCGLEVRGEVLVLDLQKNHDLLPKSPNVFFYLPNGTGVSLNDDPVTHCYYHGNVRGFPSSRVAISTCSGLRGVIAVNASLSFEVQPHEIHHDGVGSGEGGTASGLGGEEEDSRENGDHLIFSSSHVAEESVKGCGVSHGHVDSHVGHTNDHSATHVLHRSKRNILSETKYIELVLVADHQEFLNYQKNNKTIIYRMLDVANQVDWFYRPLKVRVALTGLEVWSDRDKIRVEKNPSATLNNFLLWRTRELLPRLRHDNAQLIMGSALDGTTVGMAAQASMCSRDRSGGVNVDHLVSILGVASTVAHELGHNLGMSHDTQERHCHCTNQPRMGGCIMEPSTGFLPGQQFSSCSVSDLSVSLLRGGGMCLFNVPPPERLLGGPRCGNLYVEPGEECDCGLLEECQDPCCNASTCRLHPGAQCSADGVCCQDCKLRAAGSVCREPIGECDLPEYCTGSSPFCPPNVYIQNGEPCEDGATYCYGGACASMRAQCQMLWGPNATSAPAVCFSSVNKQGNKYGNCGQLSNGSYAPCAPNDVQCGRIQCQDGTDRPLLGTNAEILTTTVRFNLRDLVCRGTFFHLGDDVSDPASVAQGTACGPGKACLDHKCQDVSVFGVDDCRKKCNGHGVCNSMNNCHCQPGWAPPDCAYAGHGGSVDSGPAHIAAESDPVLVALLVLFLIILPALLLFLALRFPRVRRVCLALGGSKFFPKSSHNRTPATERSSDRNVDQIRPLRFDNTALTDVRETPPLKEASDAPTVKPAVPKKPRPHLTAASSVSAHSRVGRPPPSRPRIPPRPEQR